A single window of Oncorhynchus clarkii lewisi isolate Uvic-CL-2024 chromosome 10, UVic_Ocla_1.0, whole genome shotgun sequence DNA harbors:
- the LOC139418397 gene encoding transcriptional regulator ATRX-like, with the protein MSAEMLSIPLGTSKLNVLVTKLHGFLAHSPEEDDTLVTESPEGIMTKDCVEPHSTDRTSLETSTDALKQSRCGSRRKPSVVIKHSGLDESGASNESDDDCLIVNSNGYPDVTRLPKGTALVRPEPVENVRDDFRGTEFHCGKSGHLRRVFPRRRGGGEHLAIVSCTACGQQVNHFQRDSFNQHPVLKVLICKSCFKYYSSDDISKDCDGLDEQCRWCAEGGNLICCDFCPNAFCKKCILRNLGRKELSGILDEESKWYCYVCSPAPLLDLVVACDNVLDNLGSLWQDHRKRGRGDGKSGHCDSHPRHSQNIPTGHWNHSGMDGHVVFNYNTLQIPEEMAKKAKNLVDSTNTVNTTFVKFIKGGMDFKRQYLKTFQSVLKGLKKSHTALEEALWEEFKEIGLPKDGGNPTFGTDAPQQAQEGCVEMDIVDKNCLHYLKKIASEHLEENDSDSKGFTDDERPSSSSEMKGVLGTEIIPRRGRGRPRKNSKPGEDPSNMTKQLVVQLTPVPVEKQPPSGPPELELELEAEEKKELEEEIKEKVDERKRDCESIEPATEGEYESAEEGNKSLVLELEDEPENRRSPRVKTTPLRRPGEGKTKSTPSGADSEGDSDPDTSPNVEVPQGADEGGLGRGIEDSDSDEVPAVLQRAAMARSSDEAGSDDGDHRSVTKKCLFGLKKNTALSPERVVRKRKVQDRSSDSDSSSDNPDLQKEIKTMSRPRGRPRKVKREDDPTPSKNSPQQPGRPRKVKKENESAFSKEGNTQVTKPKSTPRSQQKTKQSPSSSSQEEGDQDSESSDDSGDQKIKPITEEVALLGSAAFHQSSGDEEQTRSRPSWDAEDDDDPENRIAKKMLLAQIKANYSSGEDFSSDEESSQEDESDREEKAQEEGKDQSSDENGETSSLTSDSESSKTRHRHCLLRHKLSLDDGNPSDQKTAEENGNEQRVKKSRRTEGETLESQSSDDSQSEQEESGMSEELSQSENEGNEQKPKSSSTSRVERESVRSYLQKKQQPSYIVLSDSSVDKSEDDEKDGDNKGTPKGRKKIRRIIIDEHLRSETQRALKEEEDRCRRLADREQREDFREVIVIDDEVSQVACPITTKLVLDQDEGTREPLIQVHRNLVTRLKPHQVDGVQFIWDCCCESVKKANSTPGSGCLLAHCMGLGKTLQVVTFLHTMLQSRCLNFRTALVVCPLNTILNWVNEFDKWQVNMGADKVKVTELATLKRPQERYIALQKWQKDGGVMIMGYEMYRNLTLGLKVTHRQFKKTFNSTLVDPGPDFVICDEGHILKNEASNISKAMSAIKTKRRVVLTGTPLQNNLNEYHCMVNFIKENLLGSIKEFRNRFINPIQNGQCADSTPRDVRVMKNRAHVLHAMLAGCVQRRDYSALTKFLPPKHEYVMAVRVTPLQYRLYRYYLDNFTGAGSVVEGARGKTGTSLFKDFQILSRIWTHPWCLQLNFISKENKGHFDGKHQGKAESKEKENKGKLRNADDKSNDVEVIMVWNSSSKGVNVEGDQRAGPLVPVVDAVRASTSFRPDSPAADWYKSMLSDSDATILGHSGKMVLLFEILRMAEELDDKLLVFSQSLISLDMIEDFLDLANKAKDNGQSSLYKGDGSWIRNIDYYRIDGSTSATSRKKWAEEFNDATNERGRLFLISTRAGSLGINLVAANRVIIFDASWNPSYDIQSIFRVYRFGQLKAVFVYRFLAQGTMEEKIYDRQVAKQSLSFRVVDQQQIQRHFTLFELTELYMFEPDLLDDPNSEKKSKRITPLLPKDIVLAELLQICKEQIVRYHEHESLLDHKEEEELSEADRKAAWAEYEAEGAFFLNKAALSSTNVPSPSTSRMANSLSSLYKKTNEQLKNMINASRDKVSEAIKSLHSLKNLSMDDYVLRLWHDNPSLDEKQVKVLAQTWKTSNDKERERRRALYHDLLSKQQSLTMCIQTILTSRKTEVTETATVTNQTPALTDSVKKPML; encoded by the exons CATTCCTCTTGGCACGAGCAAGCTCAATGTGTTGGTGACCAAACTGCATGGGTTCTTGGCTCATTCTCCAGAGGAAGATGACACACTGGTGACTGAAAGTCCTGAGG GTATAATGACCAAGGACTGTGTGGAGCCACACTCAACAGACCGAACCTCCCTTGAG ACCTCAACAGACGCCTTGAAGCAGTCCAGATGTGGTTCCAGGAG AAAACCTTCCGTTGTGATTAAACACAGTGGACTGGATGAATCTGGTGCTTCAAATGAAAGTGATGATGACTGCTTGATCGTCAATTCAAACGGTTATCCTGATGTAACAAGATTGCCTAAAG GTACTGCACTGGTGAGGCCTGAGCCGGTGGAAAATGTCAGAGATGACTTCCGAGGTACAGAATTCCATTGTGGAAAATCTGGTCATCTGAGGAGAGTTTTTCCCAGGAGACGTGGAG GAGGTGAACACTTGGCGATTGTTAGCTGTACAGCCTGTGGCCAGCAAGTTAACCACTTCCAGAGGGACTCCTTCAATCAGCATCCGGTACTCAAAGTACTTATTTGCAAG TCTTGTTTCAAGTATTACTCAAGTGATGACATCAGCAAGGATTGTGATGGCCTGGATGAACAGTGCAG ATGGTGTGCAGAGGGGGGAAACCTGATCTGCTGTGACTTTTGCCCCAACGCCTTCTGTAAGAAATGCATTTTGCGTAATCTGGGGCGAAAGGAGCTGTCTGGCATCCTAGATGAGGAGAGTAAGTGGTACTGCTACGTATGCAGCCCAGCGCCTCTTCTAGACCTGGTCGTCGCCTGTGACAACGTTCTTGACAACCTGGGGAGTTTGTGGCAAGACCACCGCAAGAGGGGCAGAGGTGATGGCAAATCTGGACATTGTGACTCCCATCCCAGGCATTCTCAAAACATTCCCACGGGTCATTGGAACCATAGTGGCATGGATGGTCATGTGGTGTTCAACTACAACACCCTTCAAATTCCAGAGGAGATGGCCAAAAAGGCAAAAAACCTTGTGGACTCTACAAACACTGTAAACACAACTTTTGTGAAATTCATTAAAGGTGGAATGGATTTTAAGCGACAATACTTGAAGACTTTCCAGTCAGTACTAAAGGGTCTGAAGAAGTCCCACACAGCTCTGGAGGAAGCCCTTTGGGAGGAGTTCAAAGAGATTGGTCTGCCAAAAGATGGGGGAAACCCCACTTTTGGTACTGATGCACCTCAACAAGCACAAGAGGGTTGTGTGGAAATGGACATTGTTGATAAAAATTGCCTGCATTACTTAAAGAAAATTGCATCTGAACATTTGGAAGAGAATGATTCAGACTCTAAAGGCTTTACGGATGATGAAAGGCCTTCGTCCTCAAGTGAAATGAAAGGTGTCCTTGGCACAGAGATAATACCCCGTCGAGGTAGAGGCAGGCCACGGAAAAACTCCAAACCCGGAGAAGATCCTTCCAACATGACAAAACAACTGGTGGTGCAACTTACACCTGTCCCTGTTGAAAAACAGCCACCCTCTGGCCCCCCAGAGTTGGAGTTGGAGTTGGAGGCGGAGGAAAAAAAGGAGTTGGAGGAAGAAATAAAAGAAAAAGTGGATGAACGTAAGCGGGACTGTGAATCTATTGAACCTGCAACAGAAGGGGAGTATGAATCTGCTGAGGAGGGAAACAAATCTCTTGTGCTGGAACTGGAAGATGAACCAGAGAATAGACGCTCACCTCGGGTAAAGACCACACCCTTACGCAGGCCAGGTGAGGGCAAGACCAAGTCTACCCCCTCAGGCGCTGACAGTGAGGGTGACTCCGACCCTGATACCAGCCCCAATGTTGAAGTGCCTCAAGGAGCTGATGAGGGAGGGCTTGGGAGAGGAATTGAAGACTCGGACTCCGATGAGGTCCCTGCAGTCCTTCAGCGGGCAGCCATGGCTCGCAGTTCAGACGAAGCCGGGAGTGACGATGGAGACCATCGGAGCGTGACCAAGAAATGCCTCTTCGGCCTGAAGAAGAACACTGCCCTCTCTCCAGAAAGAGTGGTCCGCAAACGCAAGGTGCAAGACCGCTCCTCTGACTCCGACTCCTCCAGTGACAATCCAGACCTGCAGAAGGAGATCAAGACTATGAGCAGGCCCAGGGGGAGGCCTCGGAAGGTTAAGAGAGAGGATGACCCTACCCCCAGCAAGAATAGTCCACAACAACCGGGCAGACCTCGGAAGGTCAAGAAAGAGAATGAATCTGCTTTCAGCAAGGAGGGTAATACCCAGGTAACCAAGCCTAAAAGCACACCTCGGTCCCAGCAGAAAACAAAGCAGTCGCCATCCTCTTCCAGTCAAGAAGAGGGAGACCAGGATTCTGAGTCTAGCGACGACAGTGGTGACCAGAAGATTAAGCCTATCACTGAGGAGGTGGCCTTACTGGGGTCAGCAGCTTTCCACCAGTCATCTG GCGATGAAGAGCAGACCCGGTCTAGGCCTTCTTGGGATGCAGAAGATGATGACGATCCAGAAAATAG AATCGCTAAGAAAATGCTCTTGGCCCAAATCAAAGCCAACTACTCATCGGGGGAGGATTTCTCTTCAGACGAGGAGTCATCACAGGAAGATGAATCTGACAGGGAAGAAAAGGCGCAGGAAGAGGGGAAAGATCAAAGCTCAGATGAGAATG GGGAGACCTCCAGTTTGACCTCTGACTCTGAGTCCAGTAAAACTCGTCACAGACACTGTCTGCTACGCCACAAGCTCAGCCTTGACGATGGAAATCCAAGTGATCAGAAAACAGCTGAAGAAAATGGGAACGAGCAGAGAGTCAAGAAGTCTAGAAGAACCGAAG GTGAGACATTGGAGAGCCAGAGTAGTGATGATAGCCAATCAGAGCAGGAAGAGTCTGGTATGAGTGAAGAGCTGAGCCAATCTGAGAACGAGGGCAATGAACAGAAGCCCAAAAG CTCATCTACCTCTAGAGTCGAGAGGGAATCAGTCCGTAGTTATCTACAGAAGAAGCAGCAGCCCTCATATATTGTGCTGTCTGACTCCAGCGTCGATAAG AGTGAAGATGACGAGAAGGACGGAGACAACAAAGGTACACCTAAGGGCCGCAAGAAGATCCGCAGAATCATCATAGATGAGCACCTCCGCTCAGAGACCCAGAGAGccctgaaggaggaggaggatagatgCAGACGCctggcagacagagagcagagggaggactTCAGAGAG GTGATTGTTATTGACGATGAGGTGTCTCAAGTGGCCTGTCCAATCACCACTAAGCTGGTCTTGGATCAGGATGAGGGGACCAGGGAGCCACTCATTCAGGTGCACAGGAACCTGGTGACCAGGCTCAAGCCTCACCAGGTGGATG GTGTGCAGTTTATCTGGGACTGTTGTTGTGAGTCAGTGAAGAAGGCCAATTCAACCCCTGGATCAGGTTGCTTACTGGCCCACTGCATGGGCCTAGGGAAGACACTGCAG GTGGTGACATTCCTCCACACAATGCTGCAGTCAAGGTGCCTGAACTTCAGGACTGCCTTGGTGGTGTGTCCACTCAACACTATCCTTAACTGGGTCAACGAGTTTGACAAGTGGCAAGTTAACATGGGAGCTGACAAAGTCAAG GTGACAGAGTTGGCAACACTGAAGCGACCTCAGGAGCGTTATATTGCCCTGCAGAAATGGCAGAAGGATGGTGGTGTTATGATCATGGGCTATGAGATGTACCGCAACCTCACACTAGGCCTCAAAGTCACCCACAGACAATTCAAAAAGACCTTTAACAGCACACTGGTCGATCCAG GTCCAGACTTTGTGATCTGCGATGAGGGGCACATCCTTAAGAACGAGGCGTCCAACATCTCCAAAGCTATGAGTGCCATTAAGACCAAACGGAGAGTGGTGCTGACAGGCACCCCACTGCAGAACAACCTCAATGAGT ACCACTGCATGGTGAACTTCATCAAGGAGAACCTTCTAGGCTCAATCAAGGAGTTCCGGAATCGGTTTATCAACCCCATTCAGAATGGCCAGTGTGCAGACTCCACCCCCAGAGATGTCCGCGTCATGAAGAATCGCGCCCATGTCCTTCATGCAATGTTGGCAGGATGTGTACAG AGGAGAGACTACTCAGCCTTGACCAAGTTCCTGCCCCCTAAACATGAGTATGTTATGGCAGTGAGGGTGACCCCCCTCCAGTACAGACTGTATCGCTACTACCTGGACAACTTCACTG GAGCAGGATCTGTAGTTGAAGGAGCCAGGGGCAAGACTGGAACCAGCCTCTTTAAGGACTTCCAGATACTCAGCCGAATCTGGACGCATCCCTGGTGTCTGCAGCTCAACTTTATCAGTAAAGAAAATAAG GGCCATTTTGATGGAAAGCACCAGGGGAAAGCTGAGAG TAAAGAGAAGGAGAACAAGGGAAAATTGCGTAATGCTGATGATAAAAGCAATGATGTGGAAGTGATCATGGTGTGGAACAGCTCATCAAAGGGTGTCAATGTGGAAGGAGACCAGCGAGCAGGGCCACTGGTTCCAGTGGTAGATG CGGTGAGAGCGTCCACCAGTTTCAGGCCTGACAGTCCGGCTGCAGACTGGTACAAGTCAATGCTGAGTGATTCTGACGCCACCATCCTGGGACACTCAGGGAAGATGGTGCTGCTGTTTGAGATTCTCCGAATGGCAGAGGAACTGGACGACAAACT GTTGGTGTTTAGTCAATCCTTGATCTCATTAGACATGATTGAAGATTTCTTGGACCTCGCTAACAAAGCCAAAGACAACGGACAATCATCCCTATACAAAG GTGATGGCAGCTGGATCAGAAACATTGACTATTACCGTATTGATGGGTCCACCAGTGCCACATCCAGGAAGAAATGGGCTGAAGAGTTCAATGATGCCACCAATGAGCG AGGTCGTCTGTTTCTCATCTCAACAAGAGCTGGGTCCCTTGGGATCAACCTGGTAGCAGCTAACAGGGTCATCATTTTTGACGCTTCGTGGAACCCCTCCTATGACATCCAGAGCATCTTCAGGGTGTACCGTTTTGGCCAGCTGAAGGCAGTGTTTGTCTACCGCTTCTTGGCACAG GGCACCATGGAGGAGAAGATCTATGACCGGCAGGTGGCCAAGCAATCTCTATCGTTCCGGGTGGTGGACCAGCAGCAGATACAGAGACACTTCACTCTGTTTGAACTGACAGAGCTTTACATGTTTGAGCCAGACCTGCTGGATGATCCCAACTCTGAGAAGAAGAGCAAGCGGATCACACCCCTGCTGCCCAAG GACATCGTCCTGGCAGAGCTGCTGCAGATCTGTAAGGAGCAGATTGTCCGATACCATGAACACGAGTCCCTGCTGGAccacaaagaggaggaggagctcaGTGAGGCCGACCGCAAAGCTGCCTGGGCTGAGTACGAGGCAGAG GGTGCATTCTTCTTGAATAAGGCAGCACTCAGCAGCACCAACGTTCCCAGCCCCTCCACCTCTCGTATGGCCAACAGTCTGTCATCCCTGTACAAGAAGACTAATGAGCAGCTGAAG AACATGATTAATGCCAGCCGTGACAAGGTCAGCGAGGCCATCAAGTCCCTGCATTCCTTAAAAAACCTCTCCATGGATGACTATGTGTTGCGCTTG TGGCACGATAACCCAAGTCTAGATGAGAAGCAGGTGAAAGTCCTGGCCCAGACCTGGAAAACCAGCAATGACAAGGAGCGGGAGCGAAGGCGAGCCTTATATCATGACCTTCTCTCAAAACAACAATCA CTTACAATGTGCATCCAGACCATTTTGACCAGTAGAAAAACTGAAGTGACAGAGACTGCCACGGTCACCAATCAGACACCAGCCTTGACAGACTCCGTTAAGAAACCCATGCTGTGA